The proteins below come from a single Tenuifilum thalassicum genomic window:
- a CDS encoding V-type ATP synthase subunit I, with translation MYKYNFLIYHRDFDDFLRKLQKIGVVDISRENRVVDESEKEILDRINGISTTIKFLENRVAPIQEITLHLTANEVVERVEQLQREREQFENAIKKAQKELAEVKPWGNFDLELVKKLIDKGISIRFFIASEKAFKEEWLNEYPIEVISQTGGLFYFVMVNFSGETIPDEAQEVRIPQFSAKQKEDEIKHYEEKIAEIDKELDFLALYIDTLKEEQTQLTNQLDFKMVKSSAVAEAENTLMVLEGWVPENLNDQVKKFLDSESVIYISSKAEPHDNAPVLLRNNKFAKLFEPISKLFALPTYAELDLTPFFAPFFMLFFGFCFGDAGYGLLFVIGATIYKFKAKPEFKPILTLIQLLGLATVLFGALTGTVFGASLVELDIPALQNFKSYFFDQDKMFKLSLILGLVQIVFGMCVKAANLWIQYSWKHAISTISWVILIISMPIFYFLGQDPNSSLKLFGNVHLVILGIAGIGIMFFNSPGKNPLFNFGLGLWDTYNMATGLLGDTLSYIRLFALGLSSGILGSVFNSLAFGMAPDTPVLKHIVIILILFAGHSINIFMSALGSLVHPMRLTFVEFYKNAGFTGGGREYNPFRKKSIDLQ, from the coding sequence ATGTATAAATATAATTTCCTGATTTATCACCGCGATTTTGATGATTTTCTTAGAAAACTTCAAAAAATAGGCGTGGTTGATATTTCTAGGGAAAACAGAGTGGTTGATGAGTCCGAAAAGGAAATCCTTGATAGGATTAATGGCATCTCAACAACCATTAAGTTCTTAGAAAATCGTGTTGCCCCCATCCAGGAAATCACTCTGCATCTCACTGCCAACGAAGTTGTAGAACGAGTGGAACAACTTCAGCGTGAGCGTGAACAGTTTGAAAATGCCATTAAAAAGGCTCAGAAAGAGCTGGCAGAGGTTAAGCCTTGGGGTAATTTTGACTTGGAACTAGTCAAAAAACTGATTGATAAGGGAATTAGCATTCGTTTCTTTATTGCTTCGGAAAAAGCATTTAAGGAGGAGTGGCTCAATGAGTACCCCATTGAAGTGATTAGCCAAACAGGTGGATTATTCTACTTTGTTATGGTTAATTTCTCTGGCGAAACCATTCCCGATGAGGCTCAAGAGGTTCGAATTCCTCAATTCTCAGCAAAACAAAAGGAAGATGAGATTAAACATTATGAAGAGAAAATAGCTGAGATAGATAAGGAACTCGATTTCCTTGCTTTATACATCGATACGCTGAAGGAGGAACAAACCCAACTTACAAATCAGCTCGATTTTAAGATGGTAAAATCGAGTGCCGTTGCCGAGGCCGAAAACACACTAATGGTTCTTGAGGGTTGGGTGCCTGAGAATCTTAACGATCAGGTCAAAAAGTTCCTTGATTCTGAAAGCGTGATTTATATTTCGTCTAAAGCAGAGCCACACGATAATGCCCCTGTTCTGTTGAGAAATAATAAGTTTGCGAAACTATTTGAACCTATTAGCAAGCTTTTTGCTTTACCAACATACGCCGAACTCGATTTGACCCCATTCTTTGCGCCCTTTTTCATGCTATTCTTTGGTTTTTGCTTTGGTGATGCTGGCTATGGTTTGCTGTTTGTAATTGGTGCAACCATTTATAAGTTTAAGGCAAAGCCAGAGTTTAAACCCATTCTAACATTAATTCAGCTTTTAGGTTTGGCAACCGTGCTATTTGGGGCCCTTACAGGAACAGTTTTTGGAGCCAGCCTTGTTGAACTTGATATTCCTGCACTCCAGAACTTTAAATCCTACTTCTTTGATCAGGATAAGATGTTTAAGCTGTCGCTCATACTTGGTTTGGTTCAAATCGTTTTTGGTATGTGCGTTAAAGCTGCAAATCTTTGGATACAGTACTCCTGGAAGCATGCAATATCAACCATAAGCTGGGTGATACTCATAATTAGCATGCCAATCTTTTACTTCTTAGGTCAAGATCCAAATAGTTCTCTTAAACTATTTGGGAATGTTCACCTAGTAATACTTGGTATTGCTGGAATTGGAATTATGTTTTTCAACTCACCTGGCAAAAATCCTCTATTTAACTTTGGATTAGGGCTATGGGATACCTACAATATGGCAACAGGCCTTCTGGGTGATACTCTATCTTACATTCGTCTATTTGCCCTAGGTTTGAGTAGTGGAATATTAGGTAGTGTATTTAATAGTTTGGCCTTTGGTATGGCACCGGATACCCCTGTGCTTAAGCATATTGTTATCATATTAATACTTTTTGCAGGGCATTCCATTAACATTTTTATGTCAGCTTTGGGTTCACTAGTACATCCCATGCGATTAACCTTTGTTGAGTTTTATAAAAATGCTGGGTTTACTGGTGGTGGAAGGGAATATAATCCTTTCCGTAAAAAATCAATTGATTTACAATAA
- a CDS encoding S-adenosylmethionine:tRNA ribosyltransferase-isomerase, with the protein MALFQYSEKEVMDVKKIRIADYNYSLPDERIAKHPLEKRDQSKLLVYKNNQISSDIFKNIDTYLPNKSLLILNNTRVVRARLKFTKATGANIEIFLIEPVEPSDYTLSFSSKAKVTWKCIVGNIKRWKSDDLQLKISGTSTTLTAKMLRKLSEGAEVEFSWNDSSLTFAEIIELCGKVPIPPYLNRDSEEIDSYRYQTIYAQPEGSVAAPTAGLHFTDEVFKKLKGKGIEPSFVTLHVGAGTFKPVTAETIDGHKMHTEHFFVDIKMVEKLWISNEKVTCVGTTTLRTVESIYWLGVKAAMGLLGSNFFVGQWEPYELDAVIKPKDAFKALYDYMRDKGLEALSASTQIIIAPGYTIKSCDILITNFHQPRSTLLLLVAAAVGESWKSIYQYALENDFRFLSYGDSSILFVNK; encoded by the coding sequence GTGGCCTTATTTCAATATTCGGAGAAAGAAGTTATGGATGTTAAAAAAATTAGAATTGCTGATTATAATTATAGCTTACCAGATGAGCGCATTGCTAAACACCCATTAGAAAAAAGAGACCAATCTAAGCTGCTAGTTTATAAGAATAATCAGATTTCAAGTGATATTTTTAAAAATATTGACACCTACCTGCCAAATAAAAGCTTGCTTATACTCAATAATACGCGTGTAGTAAGAGCAAGGCTAAAGTTTACGAAAGCAACAGGAGCAAACATCGAGATTTTTTTAATTGAACCAGTTGAACCCTCGGATTATACCCTATCGTTTTCTAGTAAAGCAAAAGTTACTTGGAAGTGCATAGTCGGTAACATTAAGCGCTGGAAATCTGATGATTTACAGCTTAAAATATCAGGTACTTCTACCACCCTTACTGCAAAAATGCTCCGAAAATTAAGCGAAGGTGCTGAGGTTGAATTTTCTTGGAATGATAGTTCACTCACTTTTGCAGAAATAATAGAACTTTGCGGAAAGGTACCCATTCCACCCTACCTCAATAGGGATAGCGAAGAGATTGATAGCTACAGGTATCAAACCATATATGCTCAACCAGAGGGATCTGTTGCAGCTCCAACGGCAGGCTTACACTTTACCGATGAGGTATTCAAAAAACTAAAAGGTAAAGGGATTGAGCCAAGCTTTGTAACCCTTCACGTTGGTGCAGGAACTTTTAAACCTGTTACCGCTGAAACCATTGATGGCCACAAAATGCATACTGAGCATTTTTTTGTCGATATCAAAATGGTAGAAAAACTTTGGATAAGTAACGAAAAAGTTACCTGTGTGGGTACAACTACGTTGCGAACAGTTGAATCGATATACTGGCTAGGGGTAAAAGCAGCAATGGGACTGCTAGGCAGTAATTTTTTTGTGGGTCAATGGGAACCTTATGAGCTAGATGCAGTTATTAAACCTAAAGATGCCTTCAAAGCCTTATATGATTATATGAGAGACAAAGGGCTTGAAGCCCTTTCGGCATCCACGCAAATAATCATTGCTCCTGGTTACACCATTAAAAGTTGCGATATTCTGATAACCAACTTTCACCAGCCCCGTTCTACCCTTTTACTTCTTGTAGCTGCTGCAGTTGGAGAAAGCTGGAAAAGTATTTACCAATACGCACTTGAAAATGATTTTCGCTTTCTTAGCTATGGAGATAGCAGTATTCTTTTTGTGAATAAATAG
- a CDS encoding Smr/MutS family protein — protein sequence MNVKVGCKVRFLNEVGGGQVIKMIDKKTALVKTSDGFEVPALIKELVVVEPAADEVLVRDYSEKNEKQNTPEGKQRFEEPTNLDVDDDISDIEGEDITLELAFVPENHSNLQNCNFDLYLINDSTYRVFYVLSNVIDDYHAPFSTGILQPDTKVLIKKLTPGDISKLIMYNLQAIYYKNIPFKPYQPEFYDIELDPIKLYKRGNFLENDYFDKDAYIISIASTKRELILKHLTDKAISEAIKQKEKPKVKRKKEPVLELEEVDLHIHELVDDWKDLTPGEILKIQLARFETALEGGIKSKSTKRMVFIHGVGNGKLKYEITKLLNSKYPKLRYQDASFKEYGFGATMVFVK from the coding sequence ATGAACGTAAAAGTAGGTTGTAAGGTTCGTTTTCTTAACGAAGTTGGTGGTGGTCAGGTGATTAAGATGATTGATAAAAAAACTGCATTGGTTAAAACCAGCGATGGTTTTGAAGTTCCAGCACTTATTAAAGAACTGGTTGTTGTTGAACCTGCAGCCGATGAGGTATTAGTACGAGATTACTCAGAAAAAAATGAGAAACAAAATACTCCTGAGGGGAAACAGAGGTTTGAAGAACCGACCAATTTAGATGTTGATGATGATATTTCAGATATAGAAGGTGAAGATATTACTCTTGAACTGGCTTTTGTTCCAGAAAATCACAGCAATCTACAAAATTGTAATTTTGATCTATATCTTATTAACGATAGCACTTATAGAGTTTTCTATGTGTTATCGAACGTTATTGATGATTATCATGCTCCATTCAGTACAGGAATTCTTCAACCCGACACAAAGGTGCTTATTAAGAAACTTACTCCAGGAGATATTAGCAAACTTATCATGTATAACTTGCAAGCAATTTACTACAAGAATATCCCCTTTAAACCTTATCAGCCTGAATTTTACGATATAGAACTTGATCCAATTAAACTTTATAAAAGAGGGAATTTTTTAGAGAACGATTATTTCGACAAGGACGCATACATCATTTCAATTGCCAGCACAAAACGAGAACTTATATTGAAGCACCTAACCGATAAGGCTATCTCTGAAGCAATTAAACAAAAAGAAAAACCTAAAGTCAAACGTAAAAAAGAACCTGTTCTGGAATTGGAGGAGGTAGATCTTCATATCCATGAACTTGTTGATGACTGGAAAGATTTAACTCCTGGTGAAATTCTAAAAATCCAGCTAGCCCGTTTTGAAACAGCTTTAGAGGGGGGGATTAAAAGTAAATCGACCAAACGAATGGTATTCATACATGGAGTGGGCAATGGAAAGCTAAAGTATGAAATTACCAAGTTGCTAAATAGTAAGTATCCGAAACTTCGATATCAGGATGCATCGTTTAAGGAGTATGGTTTTGGAGCAACAATGGTATTTGTAAAATAG
- a CDS encoding V-type ATP synthase subunit B codes for METKAFQRIYTQLTGITKATVSLKAQGVANEELAMVHGRLAQVVKIMGDTVTLQVFSGTEGIPTNAEVVFFGEPPKLKVGDDLAGRFFDAYGRPMFGDSEIDGEPREIGGPSVNPLRRKQPSELIATGIAGIDLNNTLVTGQKIPFFADPDQPFNQVMAMVALRAQADKIILGGMGLSNDDFLFFKNVFENAGALDRIISFVNTTEQPPVERLLVPDMALTAAEYFAAEKQEKVLVLLTDMTLYADALSIVSNRMDQIPSKDSMPGSLYSDLAKIYEKAVQFPDGGSITIIAVTTLSGGDITHAIPDNTGYITEGQLFLRTDSDTGKVIVDPFRSLSRLKQLVIGKKTREDHPQVMNAAVRLYADAANAKTKLENGFDLTEYDERALKFAHDYSEKLLAIDVNVEVDTMLNTAWELFAKYFSKTEVAIKNELVEKYWPAN; via the coding sequence ATGGAAACAAAAGCTTTTCAAAGAATATACACCCAACTTACGGGTATTACTAAGGCTACAGTATCGCTTAAAGCGCAAGGTGTAGCCAACGAGGAGTTGGCCATGGTACATGGCCGATTGGCTCAGGTTGTAAAGATTATGGGCGACACGGTTACCCTTCAGGTATTTAGTGGTACTGAGGGTATCCCGACAAACGCAGAAGTTGTTTTCTTTGGCGAGCCACCAAAACTTAAAGTTGGTGACGATTTGGCCGGCCGATTCTTCGATGCATATGGCCGCCCCATGTTCGGCGATTCCGAAATTGATGGCGAGCCTCGTGAAATTGGAGGACCTTCGGTTAACCCTCTTCGCCGTAAGCAACCATCGGAACTTATTGCAACAGGTATTGCTGGTATCGACCTGAATAATACACTGGTAACCGGTCAGAAAATTCCTTTCTTTGCCGACCCCGATCAACCTTTTAACCAGGTAATGGCTATGGTAGCACTTCGTGCTCAAGCCGATAAGATTATTCTTGGTGGTATGGGGCTCTCAAACGATGACTTCCTATTCTTTAAAAACGTTTTTGAAAACGCAGGAGCGCTCGACCGTATTATCAGCTTTGTAAATACCACCGAACAACCACCTGTAGAGCGTCTTCTTGTTCCAGATATGGCTCTTACTGCAGCAGAGTATTTTGCTGCTGAAAAACAGGAAAAGGTGCTTGTGCTACTTACCGATATGACTCTTTATGCCGATGCTTTGAGTATCGTTTCGAACCGTATGGATCAAATCCCCTCAAAGGACTCAATGCCTGGTTCCCTTTACTCAGACTTGGCTAAAATATATGAAAAGGCTGTGCAGTTCCCCGATGGTGGCTCTATTACCATTATCGCCGTAACAACTCTTTCGGGTGGTGACATTACTCATGCTATCCCCGATAACACAGGTTATATTACCGAAGGTCAGCTATTCCTTCGTACCGATAGCGATACCGGTAAAGTGATTGTTGACCCGTTCCGAAGCCTGTCGCGTTTGAAACAACTTGTAATTGGTAAGAAGACTCGCGAAGATCACCCTCAGGTGATGAATGCTGCTGTACGTCTTTATGCCGATGCAGCAAACGCAAAAACTAAACTTGAAAATGGTTTCGACCTTACCGAATACGATGAGCGCGCTCTGAAGTTTGCTCACGACTATTCAGAAAAATTACTTGCAATTGATGTTAATGTAGAGGTTGACACAATGCTTAATACAGCATGGGAATTGTTTGCCAAATACTTCTCAAAAACTGAGGTTGCTATTAAAAACGAGCTGGTTGAGAAGTACTGGCCTGCTAACTAA
- a CDS encoding V-type ATP synthase subunit A gives MKTQGKVTGIIANLVVVEANGPVAQNEICYIDLAGTKLMAEVIKVIGNLAYVQVFESTRGLKVGTPVEFQGHMLEVTLGPGLLSKNYDGLQHDLSKMKGIFLQRGDYTDALDFDSEWDFTPLVEPGTQVQAADWLGEVPENWVKHKIMVPFKFEGTYTVKSIVPAGKYKLTDTIAVLVDAKGEEHNVTMYQKWPVKKAITAYKEKPRPFKIMETGVRVIDTLNPIAEGGTGFIPGPFGCGKTVLQHALSKQAEADMIIMAACGERANEVVEIFTEFPHLDDPRTGRKLMERTTIICNTSNMPVAAREASVYTAMTIGEYYRSMGLKVLLLADSTSRWAQALREMSNRLEELPGPDAFPMDLSAVIANFYARAGFVYLNNGTTGSVTFIGTVSPAGGNLKEPVTESTKKAARCFYALSQQRADSKRYPAIDPMDSYSKYLEYPEIQEYLNKNISENWVEMVMKAKNIIQRGKEAYEQINILGDDGVPLEYHDRYWKAETIDFVILQQDAFDKIDCNSPLKRQRYMLEKVLDICNTNFHFDSFEQCATYYKRVINALRQMNYSNFESEEFYNYEKELETILNERRVQ, from the coding sequence ATGAAAACTCAAGGAAAAGTAACCGGAATTATTGCAAACCTTGTAGTTGTTGAAGCTAACGGACCGGTTGCCCAAAACGAGATATGCTATATCGACCTTGCGGGCACCAAGCTGATGGCTGAGGTAATCAAGGTTATTGGTAACCTGGCTTACGTTCAGGTATTCGAGAGCACTCGCGGGTTAAAGGTGGGTACTCCTGTGGAATTTCAGGGGCACATGCTTGAGGTAACTCTTGGCCCTGGCCTGCTTTCAAAAAACTACGACGGTCTACAGCACGACCTTTCTAAAATGAAAGGAATATTCCTCCAACGAGGCGACTATACCGATGCTTTAGACTTCGACTCAGAGTGGGACTTCACTCCTCTTGTGGAACCTGGTACTCAAGTTCAAGCCGCAGATTGGCTTGGTGAGGTACCCGAAAACTGGGTGAAGCACAAAATTATGGTTCCCTTCAAATTCGAAGGTACATATACCGTAAAATCAATTGTTCCTGCTGGAAAGTATAAGTTAACCGATACCATAGCTGTACTGGTTGATGCTAAAGGCGAGGAACATAACGTTACCATGTATCAGAAATGGCCAGTTAAAAAGGCTATTACAGCATATAAGGAAAAACCACGTCCATTCAAAATTATGGAAACAGGCGTTAGGGTGATTGATACCCTTAATCCTATTGCCGAAGGTGGTACTGGTTTTATCCCTGGACCTTTTGGTTGTGGTAAAACTGTGCTTCAGCACGCCCTTTCCAAACAAGCCGAAGCCGATATGATTATCATGGCTGCTTGCGGAGAACGTGCTAACGAGGTTGTGGAAATCTTTACCGAGTTCCCTCATCTCGACGACCCACGAACCGGACGTAAACTGATGGAGCGTACAACCATTATTTGTAACACTTCAAACATGCCTGTTGCTGCTCGTGAAGCTTCGGTTTATACAGCTATGACCATTGGTGAGTACTACAGATCAATGGGCTTAAAGGTGCTTCTACTTGCCGACTCAACCTCGCGTTGGGCACAAGCTTTGCGTGAGATGAGTAACCGTCTTGAGGAATTACCCGGACCAGACGCTTTCCCCATGGACCTTTCAGCTGTTATTGCTAACTTTTATGCTCGTGCTGGTTTCGTTTACTTAAATAATGGAACTACTGGATCTGTTACTTTTATTGGAACGGTTTCTCCTGCTGGTGGTAACCTAAAGGAACCCGTTACAGAATCAACTAAAAAAGCGGCACGCTGTTTCTATGCCCTCTCACAGCAACGTGCCGATAGTAAGCGATATCCTGCCATCGACCCAATGGATAGCTACTCAAAATACCTTGAATACCCTGAGATTCAAGAGTATCTAAATAAAAATATCAGCGAGAATTGGGTGGAAATGGTAATGAAAGCTAAAAACATCATTCAACGAGGTAAAGAGGCTTACGAGCAAATAAACATCCTTGGTGATGATGGTGTACCCTTGGAATACCACGATAGATACTGGAAAGCCGAAACAATCGACTTTGTAATTCTTCAACAGGATGCTTTCGACAAGATAGATTGCAACTCTCCACTAAAGCGTCAACGCTACATGCTTGAAAAGGTACTAGACATATGCAACACAAACTTCCATTTTGATAGTTTTGAGCAGTGTGCAACCTATTACAAGCGTGTAATCAACGCTTTAAGGCAAATGAACTATTCCAACTTTGAATCGGAAGAATTCTATAACTACGAGAAGGAGCTTGAAACAATTCTTAACGAAAGAAGGGTACAATAA
- a CDS encoding V-type ATP synthase subunit K, translating into MEPIIFAYIGIGIMIILSGVGSAYGVTIAGNAAVGALKKEPGAFGNFLVLSALAGTQGLYGFTGYFMLKGFLVPEITWAQAAAIFGAGLAMGFVGLFSALRQGQVCANGITAIGNGHKVFVNTLILAVFPELYAIISLAAVFLISASL; encoded by the coding sequence ATGGAACCAATTATTTTTGCTTACATTGGAATTGGGATAATGATTATCCTTTCAGGTGTTGGTAGTGCTTATGGTGTTACCATTGCTGGTAATGCTGCAGTAGGTGCACTTAAAAAAGAGCCAGGTGCTTTTGGTAACTTCCTTGTGCTTAGTGCTCTTGCAGGTACACAAGGTCTTTATGGCTTTACCGGTTACTTTATGCTTAAAGGCTTTTTAGTTCCAGAAATCACATGGGCTCAAGCTGCTGCTATTTTTGGTGCTGGTTTAGCAATGGGATTTGTAGGACTTTTCTCTGCACTTCGTCAGGGTCAGGTTTGTGCTAATGGTATCACTGCTATTGGTAATGGACACAAAGTATTCGTTAATACCCTGATTCTTGCCGTATTCCCAGAGCTTTACGCAATTATCTCGTTAGCTGCTGTGTTCCTAATTAGCGCATCATTATAA
- a CDS encoding YgiQ family radical SAM protein, producing MMNFLPTSVKEIRALGWDQPDIILFTGDAYVDHPAFGAAVIGRVLESQGYKVAIVPQPNWRDDLRDFKKFGEPRLFFAVTAGNMDSMVNHYTAAKRLRSDDAYTPEGKSGFRPDYATIVYANILKKLFANTPVIIGGVEASLRRLTHYDYWSDSLKPSILVDSKADILVYGMGEKAIVEIANGLNSGLPISALKRINQIAYIDENFEKYSRSEKTHILHSFEECLNDKLKFAHNFKIIEQESNRINSKLLVEPIGNKCVVVNPPFKPATTKEVDSWYDLPYTRLPHPRYKGKTIPAWEMIKFSVNIHRGCFGGCSFCTISAHQGRFISSRSEQSILQEIDEIKKLPGFSGYLSDLGGPSANMYGMFPNDLNICAKCKRPSCIYPNICKNLNSSHERINRLYKRVREIKGIKKAFIGSGIRYDLFINRQDSKHEREYFEDLFKFHVSGRLKVAPEHTSDMVLKMMRKPSFEQFKLLKQWFDRLNSKYGLKQQLIPYFISSHPGSTEEDMKQLADETKKLNFRLEQVQDFTPTPMTLASAMYYSGINPYTGEKVYVAKTIAEKRKQQSYFFWYKSPPDSQNKKKRQPPRGSRRKK from the coding sequence ATGATGAACTTTTTACCCACATCGGTAAAAGAGATAAGAGCGTTGGGCTGGGATCAGCCCGATATAATACTATTCACTGGTGATGCGTATGTAGATCATCCCGCATTTGGTGCTGCAGTCATAGGTAGAGTACTTGAAAGCCAAGGCTATAAAGTGGCAATTGTACCCCAGCCCAACTGGCGCGACGATTTACGAGATTTTAAGAAATTTGGAGAACCACGATTGTTTTTTGCTGTTACGGCAGGTAACATGGATTCCATGGTTAACCATTACACTGCTGCAAAACGTTTGCGTAGCGATGATGCCTATACTCCTGAAGGGAAATCGGGGTTTAGACCCGATTATGCAACTATCGTCTATGCCAATATACTAAAAAAACTATTTGCGAACACTCCTGTTATTATTGGAGGAGTTGAGGCTTCGTTAAGAAGGTTAACCCATTATGATTACTGGTCAGATTCGTTAAAACCAAGTATTCTGGTTGATAGCAAGGCCGATATCTTAGTTTACGGTATGGGAGAAAAAGCAATTGTAGAAATTGCGAATGGATTGAATAGCGGTTTACCTATTAGCGCGTTAAAAAGAATCAACCAGATAGCATATATAGATGAAAATTTTGAAAAGTATAGTAGGAGTGAAAAAACACATATATTGCACTCATTCGAGGAGTGCCTTAACGATAAGCTTAAGTTTGCCCATAATTTTAAGATAATTGAACAGGAGTCTAACAGAATCAATAGCAAGCTTCTAGTAGAACCCATTGGGAATAAATGCGTAGTGGTAAACCCACCGTTTAAACCTGCCACAACTAAGGAAGTTGATAGCTGGTACGATCTTCCCTATACCCGTTTACCTCATCCACGTTATAAAGGTAAAACTATTCCAGCCTGGGAAATGATTAAATTCTCGGTAAACATTCACAGAGGATGCTTTGGTGGTTGCAGCTTTTGCACAATTTCGGCTCATCAAGGTCGCTTTATCTCTTCGCGTTCCGAGCAATCCATTTTACAGGAGATTGATGAGATTAAAAAACTACCAGGTTTTAGTGGCTACCTAAGCGATTTGGGAGGGCCTTCGGCAAACATGTATGGCATGTTTCCCAACGACCTTAACATTTGCGCAAAATGTAAGCGACCATCATGCATTTATCCGAATATCTGCAAGAATCTCAATTCAAGCCATGAACGGATAAATAGATTGTATAAAAGAGTAAGAGAGATAAAGGGCATTAAGAAAGCATTCATAGGTAGTGGTATTCGATACGATTTATTTATTAATAGACAAGATAGCAAACACGAAAGGGAATATTTTGAGGATCTCTTTAAATTTCATGTATCAGGTCGACTAAAAGTTGCACCAGAACATACATCCGATATGGTGCTCAAAATGATGCGAAAACCCTCGTTTGAGCAATTTAAATTGCTAAAGCAATGGTTTGATAGGTTAAATAGTAAATATGGTCTAAAACAGCAACTTATCCCATACTTCATATCAAGTCATCCCGGCTCCACAGAAGAAGATATGAAGCAACTGGCAGACGAAACAAAGAAGTTGAATTTTAGGCTAGAGCAGGTTCAGGATTTTACACCAACACCCATGACACTTGCTTCGGCTATGTACTATTCAGGAATAAATCCTTACACAGGTGAAAAGGTTTACGTGGCCAAAACGATTGCTGAAAAGCGGAAACAGCAAAGCTATTTTTTCTGGTATAAGAGCCCCCCAGATAGTCAAAATAAAAAAAAGCGACAGCCACCCAGAGGCAGCCGTCGCAAAAAATAG
- a CDS encoding V-type ATP synthase subunit D, whose translation MAVKFQFNKTSLNELNKQLKIRQRALPTLKNKESALRMEVKRAKDRMQELEDQLTNRIKDYEYMVSLWGEFERDLIRIDDVKLGTIKIAGVKIPVLEEVIFGVKDYSIFARPYWYADGVKILKELAEIGIERDFYHEKMRLLDHARKKTTQKVNLYEKVQIPGYENAIRKIKRFLEDEENLSKSAMKIVKKRYENAEVES comes from the coding sequence ATGGCAGTTAAGTTTCAGTTCAATAAAACGTCGCTTAACGAGCTCAATAAGCAGCTTAAAATCCGCCAAAGGGCCCTACCTACTCTTAAAAATAAGGAGTCGGCCTTGCGTATGGAGGTTAAGCGTGCTAAGGATAGGATGCAAGAACTTGAAGATCAACTGACTAATCGGATAAAAGATTACGAGTATATGGTTAGCCTTTGGGGCGAGTTCGAACGCGATCTTATTCGAATTGACGATGTTAAGTTGGGAACTATTAAAATTGCCGGGGTCAAAATACCTGTTTTAGAAGAGGTTATCTTTGGTGTAAAGGATTATAGCATTTTTGCTCGACCATATTGGTATGCCGATGGGGTAAAGATTCTTAAAGAGCTGGCTGAAATTGGCATTGAACGCGATTTCTACCACGAAAAGATGAGATTACTCGACCATGCACGCAAGAAAACCACACAAAAGGTTAATCTCTACGAAAAGGTTCAGATTCCCGGATATGAAAATGCCATTCGAAAGATTAAACGTTTCCTTGAGGATGAGGAAAACCTTTCGAAATCGGCCATGAAGATTGTGAAGAAACGCTACGAAAATGCGGAGGTTGAGTCATGA
- a CDS encoding helix-turn-helix domain-containing protein: protein MVSERLDKIMRKYNLTAAKFAEILEVQPSAISHILSGRNKPSFDFLLRIATKIPEINMEWLITGKGNMTKVVVQQTLFQDSNSSTSNQNNINEGLSERGKDSADKKSGNIAKSSQVTNVNMHKSVKRVIIFYNDNTFETYEPSTSD, encoded by the coding sequence ATGGTAAGTGAGAGGCTCGATAAAATAATGAGAAAATACAACTTAACTGCAGCAAAGTTTGCAGAAATACTTGAAGTACAACCAAGTGCTATTTCTCATATACTTTCTGGGAGAAACAAGCCTAGTTTTGATTTTTTGCTAAGAATTGCTACTAAAATTCCAGAAATAAACATGGAATGGCTTATAACGGGAAAGGGAAATATGACGAAAGTAGTTGTACAACAAACGCTTTTTCAGGATTCTAATTCTAGTACATCAAACCAGAACAACATAAACGAAGGTTTAAGCGAAAGGGGAAAGGATTCAGCTGATAAAAAATCAGGAAACATTGCGAAATCAAGCCAGGTTACAAATGTAAATATGCATAAGTCGGTTAAACGTGTAATTATTTTTTACAACGATAACACATTTGAAACATATGAACCAAGTACCTCTGATTAA